cCCATAGCCCCTTGAACtagcataaaatgttcagttagccccctgaacttgcataaaatgtaataaattaatcactTGATTGCAAAAAAAGTAAGCTGCATGCGGAAGATGTGTTACAAacgccttagaatgttattacataattcatataatatattaaaaattaagtccttacttgctcaactgtaaagtttgtcttctctaatattttacttttttaagacacatgcaatacatcttccacattaacttacttttttttataactgagtgattaattgattacattttatacaagtttagggggttaactgaatattttatgcaagttcagggggatatctgaacattttatgcaattttttttttctgaaattgcccctgtgccacgtcagtgATTTAACAGAATCACTGCCGTTTTCTTGATTTTGCTAACAGGGACAACCTCgaggttgtgtttgcaaaaaaaggGACAAATTATAAATCTAGACCAACTGAAGGGATCTATTAATATATTTgacccactttgcttccatctcaccaaattaggCACTTTCATCCCTTTTGGACAAATATACCCCTAGTTCcattcaacttcttcttcttcgtttcaactGAAGGGGTCTAAATAGGGCAATTTAATTATATGGAAGAAAAATTatgtggaagaagaagaagaattatgTGGAAGAAAATGGTATCGTTTGATTTTTTAgcggtgaagaagaagaattatgtggaagaagaagaagaagaattatgTGGAAAAAAATGGTATCGTTTGATTTTTTAGCGGTGAAGAAGAATTATGTGGAAGaaaatggtatcgtttcaaatTCCTCCAtttttgtcgcatttgtgacgaaatttgtcgcatttcatcacaaatgcgacaacagttgtcgcaCCTACGCTGTTGCACCTGCGACATGAGTAATgttgtcacaaatgcgacaaatttcatcacaaatgcgacaacttgTCGCAGATGCGACAaatgttgtcgcatttgtgacgaaatgcatCACAGATGTGACAACTGTTGTCACATTTGTGACGCAATGtgacaaatttcgtcacaaatgcgacaaaaatggaggaaattgaaacaataCCATTTTCGTAATAGAGTTTCAtaatctcttctttctctctctataaaccaccgtcttttctctctctagacttggCGGTAATGCCGCTTTTGTCGGTTTGGGATGGCGAAAAAAAACGTTGAGAGTCTAAGGAAGAAagtgaattgaaataagggtattattgttcaaagtggatgaaagtgtctaatttggtgagatggaagcaaagtgggtcaaatatgttaatggaTCCCTTCAAATaggctagattagtaattagcccaaaaaaaataccacaggtactaCATCGCAAATCGACCAAACCACAAGGtacttttttataattaacaaaaaaacaCAATGCAATTGAATATTGATCATTTATGCGGAGAAATCAAGAGAACAACCAATACAATAATGGTAAAAGATGAGTGAGAAGAAATGGCCAATTTCGATTGGCGATGTTTCGAGCGAGATCTTCATTAGGGAGATTGACAAAGTGAAAAAGAGAACCGGGATGGTGATAGAGAGGAAGCTTCCATTCCAAAGAGTCTGAAACACTAAAAGATGAGCCAAAGCTATGGTTTCAGGTAATCTAACAATCGGTGAAAGAGAACGGAAAAAATGAAGCTAATAATGTCGAAAATGAAGCTGCATTAGCATTTtgttaattcaattgattttaaagagaaattaacaaagaggagaggtaagagagagaaagaagaagaaaaataagaaattaaagggagattgagaagatggtgtatttggtttttattttttattttagagtttgtttatgataattagataataaggggttaatttaaaaaataaataaatataaggacaaaattaactttattccttttaacttttggtattttttttatcactgttagtcaatttggactaTGTTTGCTAACGAAATCAACCtcaagatatttatttgctaatttttaaaccacatcgtttatgtttgaaaatgatacaaactacataatttttttttttgtaatttttctaactattttatattaaaatattaattgagtGCTGATGAATTGAAAATAATGTCATTAACAAGCAACAGGAGAATGAAAtgtatttaaattttgaattgaaattctactcatgtatttataaaataattataggATGATGGAAGATTTAAGAAAATTTGTAATAGAAAAGAATTGTATCTTGAAAAACTGACATGACAATATAGATAACAATCATTATTGGAAAAATTTAcaaagaaaattaattttaaaaaattatctatattttttttttcaaataattttttatatttataactatattaaataataaatcgaattatattaaataaaataaatcattatttttaatatattttatggaCTAACGTTTATAAATTAGGAATCTATATTATATTTAAGATTTTGTATTTATGAAATGGATCTGAAATTTATAAAAGGgttaagatgtaaaaatacccctaacgttttgggtcaggagaaattttactcctaacgttaataaattgggtcaattttagacactattataaaacacagatatttttgttccttattcaacaccaattgcataacaatttgttctgaaaaaagtatttcatgttttttataatttaataatagaattttagattaatatttataaatttggtgaattttttgaatttattttgtcttattcctacaaaaagacagtatttttttttattttttttattttttttacatcccaacatatgtttatgatttgttgacaaaatgacacacgtatgaagtgtagatgacaagattcatgaccgagaagacagtttgatgcattatttctcaaattgacccaatttattaacgttaggggtaaaattgctcttgacttttaatgttaggggtaaaattgcaccattttagacgttaggggtaaaattgctcctgacccgaaatgttagagatatttttacaccttaaccctttataaaaatatactttatttatgataaatataaaaaataataaaatattaagaattaatttttataagatttaattgtaattttatatatatatatatatatatatatatatatatatatataagtagacAGATGGGATGGGTAACCTGTGTACAGGTTTAAATTTAATACCCGGGTTAGCCGGTAAAATAAAGTTAAAGGTGGTGACCAATCGGAAGATATATTACAGAGCCACTTGAGGGGTTTACTGCTTTTAAGGGCTCCCAATTTGAAAGAAAGAAAGACAACAAGTTAACAAATTATCCTCTCTTTTCTTCTCTAGGGTTTCCATTtcatattcttcttcttcttcttcttggaaCATTTGATTCGCCAATTTCTTGATTCGGTATTCACTAATCCAATAAACCATGGATGCTCAAGACCAAGATTCGGTTCCTGGAGGAGAAACTAACGATGTCAAATACGCCGACCTCCATGCTGGAGAAGATAAATCCCATTCTCATACTGGAGATGGAGCTAGTCCTGGGtactttctttcttcttttactAATTTTTTTGAAATGCACAAAAGATAGATACCTTTTACCTTTATTCTTACTCTAATTATGTTCTGGTTGTTGGAAAATGGGGGCAATGATGAAAGGGAaatctttagttttttttttttatttgaataaatTTGTTTTCTAATGTTAGGATGAAGTTTTTTGCCTTATGTAAGATAAATCTTGGATTTTTAGTCTCCTAATCCAACTGAATTTATTTACATGCTCACGTAATGGATATCATAGTATTAGTAATGCATCTTAGATCTTCTAACTTATTgcgtgtttgtttttttttttctttttcttctcattGAAGTACTTTCTGCATTGTACTTGAACTTTATTGAGGAACCTTAGCTCTGAAAATTGAttgaattcttttttttttttttttttattatttcacaTAAAAAATGTTGCAGAAAAATATTTGTTGGAGGTTTGGCGAGAGAGACTACTTCTGGTTAGTCCTGCACTCAGTCATTGATGGTGTATTTCAATTTAAAACTAGTTTCAGTTCTTTTACATATTTTGTTATTATGTTTGTTTGTGCAGCACAATTTATCAAGCATTTTGAACTATATGGCGAGCTTACAGATTCTGTTATAATGAAGGACCGGAAAACTGGCCAACCTCGTGGGTTTGGCTTTGTCACATATGCAGATCCCTCAGTTGTTGACCAAGTTATTCAAGATAATCATGTTATTAATGGAAAGCAAGTATGGTTGAGTTTGATTTTTAGTTTTCAATGGGAACTTTTGAACActtatttcagtttagtatttGTATCCCATTTATCAATTTTTTGTTTCGTCTTTGGATTCTTTAGGTAGAAATAAAACGAACAATACCAAAGGGAGCTATTGGGTCTAAGGATTTTAAAACCAAAAAGATTTTTGTTGGTGGCATACCTGCAACAGTTAATGAAGGTAATCTACTCTATAAGCAGTTGTATGTTTCTGGCCTTCCATTGCAATTTTACTTAAATGATAAATGGGGCTGGATCTATGGGCAGATGAGTTGAAGGAATTCTTTTCACAATATGGTGATGTCGTTGAACATCAGATCATGCGGGACCATGCCACCAATCGCTCTCGTGGTTTTGGATTTGTAACATTCGAGGCAGAGCAGGCAGTAGATGAACTTTTGGCCAAGGGTAACAGGCTTGAATTGGCTGGAACTCAGGTGAGTGGATAACCTACTGCTAGCAACATATTTTTCCTTGTGTTCTTAAAATTTATCTCTTCTTGACTGGCCTTCGCATAATCACGAGAGAAATGCAAAATGGCAGTGGTCCACACAATAATTTGTTATTGATACTCCTTTGAGTTGTGCTAGTGTTTTTGAAATTACAACTTTTGAAGATCTCAACTCAATCCTTCAAAGTTCGGGATTTGGATCGTAATATGTCTACATTCTGCACAAGAAAAGAAAGCATAACATTGAATTTATAGAAAATCATATAATGTCTATGTGAAGGCAAACAACTCTTAGAAGTGCATTCATCTAAAATCACATGATATAGTTGTGTATTTTATATGTTTTGAAACATAGTTGGCTGCTTATAAAATCTTCTTGCTGGTTCGACTAATGATAAGCTTAAATGCATGCATAATCATTCCAAACTCAGTAGATGTGTTAGTgacttaatttaaaaatttgacATTCAAAATCGAATAAGTTTCAATTTTCAACACAAAAACCTATGTGGTTCGTTATAACTTTGTCCTGAATTTCAATCTGGTAGCAGAGTTCCCATTTATATCAATTTGGCTTTCACTTATGATGTAGTCTTAGTTGAACCTTTATCACCACTCACCAGAATCAAGTGAAAgattttattgttattatcatTTTAAATATCTCAGCTACGTTAGTAAATTCAAAAAACTAATTTCTTGATTTTCTATCTCTTGAACTTTATCTTCTCCATTTTACTCACAACTCCAACTAAAAGTTGGCACAAACTCTAATCACTCTGATTTAGCTAGACCAGAATGAAGTTCAATGACCTAGAAACCCAGTTATTCTGATTATACCTTAACCTGTAAACTCGAACATATATGTGTATTAGTAACCCTATTATTTGTATTGTTACCATTAATAATCCCTTTATTTTTATCATGAACATCCAAGCAATTTGTTTTATTATGTGTAGCAAGCGTTGATTGAACTTTTGAAagatgtatttttttaattggttTGAAGCTTAACCAGTTATATTAGTACAATGTTGTTAGTATGGACTtctttgaactttgtttttacTTTTAACCAGATGAATTATGGACGTGATACGAAAAGGCCTAATGGCTATATTTATAGATGCTCTTATGTTTCTACTTGTTCTTCCATATAGATATCTGACTAGAATTAGCCACTTGACTACTTGGCAATAGTGAAAACAAATGATGTGGCCATGTCAAGTGGCTAATGTGGTATGTGAATATCAGTTATTGAAAGTCAATCAtatgctaattttttttttatgtccaGCTGGCTTTCTATCTATGTATTACACGAAGTCAGAAGAATTAGGGCTATaatcagacagtttgatcagtcaCAAGAGAACTGATGTTGTGCAGATCAATTTTGTCATGTCTAGAAATAGTCTGTAAGATTGTGAATCGAATAACCATTTTCCTCTTGCAGGTGGAGATCAAGAAGGCAGAGCCAAAGAAGCCAAACGCTCCACAACCCTCATCCAAGCGTTATAATGATTCAAGGCCTGCATATGGTAGTGGATTTGGAAATCCATATGATGGATTTGGAGGTAGTGGctttggtggtggtggtggcggtGGCGGTGGCGGCCCTTATAGGTCTACTGGGGTTTATGGAGGTAGAGTTGGTTATGGCGGATATGGTGGGGGTGAATACGGTGGATACGGAGGATATGGAAGTGGTAGCATTGGGGCTTACAGAGGGCAGGCCTCCGGATATTCTGGTCGTTATGGAGGAAGCTTTAGCAGGGGGTACGATTTAGGAGCAGGTTACGGTGGTCCTAGTGAGGGTTATGGTGGGTATGTTGGTGGAAGTGGTAGTTCAGGGGGTGGTTATGGCGGGAATTATGACACCAGTAGCCTTGGGGGTGGGTTCGGAGGAAGCGGCGGTGGCGGCGGCGGCTCTTTCTATGGAAGTAGAGGGGGGTATGGTGGTTCAGGTAGTGGCAGTGGTAGTGGTAGTGGTAGTGGTAGATATCATCCATATGGGAGGTAATAGATTGGAGGGAGAATATTTTTGGGATTATAGATTGTAACGGGAAGTGAAAGTTATCACAACTGTAGTGTTTTTGAGCTATAGATTACTCTCCCAATTTTTTGTTTTGCCTAGGTGTTCACTAGAGTTATTCAGTGAATGTCTAGTCACTTGTTTCCTTTTCTTTACTAAGACCATTAGCTTTTGGACTTTCAATTTGTACCCTTTTTTGTTTATCGCATTGATAATTTAAAATTTGTGGAGATGCCTGATTATGAAATGGTTGGAAACAGAAATTGCAATTAGTACTGGTAGCATCACAATTTCAAGTTCGATTTTTCTCTTTAAAACAACTTTATTGGTAGTTGTGGTATGCCTTTCCAAACATAAACTAGTTGTTTGTGTCTTTATATGAgtgttattatattttttagggaAAAACAGAAAGAGTTTTGTCTATCAATACGTAAATTCTTGGAGAAAAAAAAGACTATAAAGTCTGATTGGAGACCTGTATTTCAAGACGATTATGAGTTGAGGAGTGGGATGTGCTACGTGTCACCTGTTGATAGGTGAATATGCGTCTAGATATCTGGCTTAATATTCTTCAAGCCTACTAGACCCGTGATTCATGGGATCGGGCATGATTGTTATAACTGATGGATCCTTGCCTTAGTCTTTTGAGACTTCCTGAGTTGAGGTCTCTAATAAGGAGTCGTATTGTCCAGTTTGGTATGGAGGAGCCACGTGTTCCCTTTCTCTAGGTGATAGTTCGGGTCTTTTAAGTACCACGTAACGAGTTTATATTCACCTGGTATCAAAGTCCAATTCTGGATGGAGTGTGTTTTTCACCGTTGTGCAAAAAACAGACTGTCTACTATTGCTTTGTGAAATTTATCATATTGAAGATACAAAATCAAACTTATATGATACGCTTCtgaattgtaattttgtaattaCTTGTGTCGAAATGCAGTACTTTTTTATGAAtgaaacaataatttttttttttaagaataatgATACAACTCCGTTTGGGAAGCTTTCCTCTCATATGCAATGCAATTCTTGAGTCAGGCAGCCAATAATCTAACAACGTTTTTTTACTAGGGATAAAGttcaattaaaagaaaaaaagaatgtAGGAAGCCTAGACCACGATGAATTCATAGGTTCCTTATAGATAATATATGTCAAAGGAACGGTTTAGTTTTTATCTAAACTAATAATTGAATTAATGTGAACTaaagttaattgatttatatcaATATTATACATGTCTAAGCCCTAGTGGTCTCATGTGCTGCCTCCTAGGTTTACTAGGTCAGGTCTAGTCTCTTTGCCGTTGCTGGTATCGTAGTGTGGCCGGAGTGGACTTTTACTTGTTTTCCCAACATTCAGGTAATCACAGGTACAACACTATACATACAAATGGCTGACAATGTAGCTGAGCTACTACAAAAGGTAACGATCAATGAGGGCGAGGGGGAGATAATTGAGAATGTGGAGGAGGAAGTACAGACCGATCGTTGGTGTGTCGCGGGACGCATTCTAATGCAAAAGCCACTAAACATCCGCATACTATCATCTGCTCTACGAGGACAATGGCGAATGAATCGTTTTCTGATTGAGGAAGGCGAGGATGGACGTTTCGTATGTGAATTCCAATCGCGTAGAGATAGGGACGAAATCCTACGCGAGGGACCTTGGATCTTTGATAATTGTATTAGCTGGGGTCCACGGATATGAAAAACCTTCTGAAACACCACTGGCACACTGCCAGATGTGGGTACGAATCTATGACTTACCACTGAATCACAGAAACCAAAAGATGGTACATATAATAGGGTCAAAAGTAGGGATCGTGCTACAGACGGCTGAGACGGATATAAAAACCATTGGTAAATATGTCCGACTGCGAATCAACATTGATGTTCAGAAACCACTTCTTCGTAAGAAAAGGGTGCGCAATAGCAAGGGAGAACCAGGACGAGTTTTCTTCCGCTATGAACGACTGGCTAACTATTGCTATTGGTGCGGAGTCTTGGGCCACAACCACGACGATTGCGAACTGATGCCGGGTGACGCAGAAGTAGAAGAATGGCCACATGGCCCAACACTGAGGGCATCCCCCATGAAGATGCAGAGTGAAAAATTCACGAGGAGTCGAGAGGAGACATGCACATCCAAAGTCGGCCTTAGTAAAGTAAACACCCCTGACCCAGCGACATCGGCCACCTCATCTTGCGGGGTATCAACTCGTCGTTCCTTGGATCCACAACTGGTACTAAGTGTAACGAAGGAGAGATTGGGGACTGAACATACTACTGATAAGGCTGCACAGATAGTAGACGGGGGTCACGATTccaaacagaagcaaaaagtaGACGCAGGAGCATAGCAAAAGCTTAGGCCAGTTAAAATTGTGAAAGAGAGAAGACCAGTAGTAGAACAAAGCCCAGGGGATCAGGATATAAGTGGCATGCGTAAAGGAGGGGCGGGGAAGCGTCGTTGGGGGGAGGATATTGAGATGATTGAGACTCAGGACCAAAAGAAGACATGTGTTGTGTCTAACGATATCCAAAGGGTGGGGGCCTTCCAGGGGCCTCACCATCAGCAATGAAAACCATAAGCTGGAATGTTCAAGGAATGGATAATTCTTGGACATTCCGAACCCTCAAGAGGATCCTGAGGGAACAACGCCCAGGCATTCTTTTCCTGATGGAGACTCGGATAAGGAAAAGTAATGCAAGTTATCCGAGTCAATGTTTTGATgattataatttcttttttgtGGATGCTATAGGAAAACGTGGAGGTCTGATACTGGGATGGAAGAAGGCAATTGATCTTGAAATTATGCGATATTCTAGCCACTGCATATATTTCTATATTCACCATGACAATTTAGCATATGACTTGGGAACTAATGTAGTTTATAAGCCAGGAGGATGTTTTCCCACTCATATGCTTtggggatttcaatgaaatcttATGGCCATCGGAGAAACAAGGTGGGTAGGTGCATGAGGACCGGAATATGGAAGCTTTTTAGCAATGCTTGGAAGCTTGTGAATTGCAAGATGTGGGTATGGATGGATCGGGATTTACTTGGTACAACCGAAGAACGGGAAGTGCAACTATTTGGGAACGTCTGGATTGCTTCCTTGCCACTTCGAGTTGGATACAAATTTCCCAAATATTGTGCGACACCTCCCCAGACTATCATCGGATCACAACCCCATTGTTTTGATAACTACCCAATCACAGACCGATTACAGGAGACACAACAAACTGTTCCGCTCTGAGGCTATTTGGATGCATAATAATCGTTGCAGGGAACTGATCGATCAGACATGGAAGAAATAAATTAGAGAATGGATCCCAGTTCAACAAAAGATACAGAAGGTTTCTGCGGAATTAAAAAAGTAGAATTGGATGACATTCAGGGAGATTCAAAGGAAGTTGAAGGATTTGAACCAGGAATTGACGATGGTGCAGGAATGACTAAACCCGGGTGAAAAGGAAAGAAAGGCGCATATATCTAGACAAATCTCTAAGATTCTTTTCCTTGAAGAGCAGAAATGGAAGAAGAGGGCTCGCATTGACTGGATGAGGGTAGGGGACCGCAACACTGTGTTCTTCCATGCCAAGTGCAAGTCTAGGTGCAGAAACAATAAATTGACCCGGATAAAATACAGAGCTGGTGAACTAGTCTAGGGAGAGGACCGTATTGTGGAGGTGGCTTCGAACTACTTTGCTGAATTATTCACCTCAGCGAATCCGACTAGGGGGAAGAGTTTGCTGCTACTGTTGATGTCAGACTAGATGCGGAACAACGCAACAAACTCACTGCACAGTACTCTCGAGAGGAAATCCATGAGGCTCTGAAGCAAATAAAGCTGACCAAATCCCCTAGTCCTGATGGTATGTCTTCCTTGTTTTATCAATCATATTGGGATATTGTGGGGGATGAAGTGATAAAATATGTCCAGGATATTCTTAGCTCAGGAACCATGCCTACTGATCTGAACCATACATTCATTGCCCTAATACCCAAGACTAAAAACCCGACCAAGATGGCTGAGCTGCGACCTATAGCCTTATGCAATGTACTATATAAAATTGCCTCCAAAACTATTGCTAATAGACTAAAAATTGTCCTTCCTACCCTTATTTATGATACTCAATCGACTTTTGTCCCTAGGAGGTTAATAACTAACAATGCTATTATAGCTTTTGAGGCGTTCCACAACATGAAAACTAGATTAAAGGGATCTAGGGGGCATTTTGCACTCAAAATTGATATGAGTAAGGCATATGATTGGATTGAATGAAGTTTCTTAAGGCAAGTTCTTATACAGATGGAGTTTCCAGAACACTTTTTTAAGTTGATACTGATGTGTGTGTCAACGGTTTCCATGTCTTTCTTTGTTAATGGTCAGCCGACAGAGGTGATTATACCAGCCCTGGGACTCCGGCAGGGAGACCCCATCTCTCCATACTTATTTCTGCTCTGTGCTGAAGCATTATCCCCGAATATCAGGAAGGCAATTGAACAACGAAGCTTGACCGGAATCAGAATCAGCCGATTTGGACCGGTAATTCCTCacttatttttttactaatGACTCTATTTTGTTTGGTCGGGCCGATTCAAGTGAAGTAGGGGTCATTAAGGAGATACTGAACAACTATGAACAGGCATCGGGACAGATGATTAATttccaaaaaccaaaaatttctTTTAGTGGTGGTGTCCCTAGGGAAAGGAGAGAGGCTATCTGTTCTTTGCTTCAAGTTAGAGAGACTCGAGCGTTTCCAAAATACTTGGGACCGCCGATAATAATTGGTAGGTCCAAGAAATTGATCTTTGAAGGGATTAAGGAAAGAATTCAGCGAAAACTAAGGGGATGGGATGTAAAGTTTCTATCTGCAGGAGGTAAAGAAGTGCTTATTAAAGTTGTAATACAAGCCATACCTCAATATATTATGTCCTGTTTTTTCTCCCGATATCATTCTGCCAGGAAATCCAAGGGATAATTAGTAGATACTGGTGGGGCGATAACGAAGTGAAACGCCCGATTCACTGGCAATCATGGAAGGCAGTGTGTCAGTCGAAGGATAAGGGAGGTCTGGGTTTCCGCTGGATGCAATCTTTCAACCTAGCTTTGATTACTAAACAGTGTTGGAGATTAGTCAACAATCCTACATCTCTGTGTGCTAGAGTACTAAAAGCGAAATATCATAGTATCACTGACTTCCTATCGGCTCTTTGCACAACAAACCCAAGCTTCTTTTAGAGAGGAGTATGGGAGGCTCGGAAACTTTTGAAAACGGGACTAATGTGGCGAATAGGGAATGGTCGAAGTGTGAACATTTGGAGGGACAACTGAGTTCCATCGTTGAATTTCAAGAAGCCGTTAATGTCACTGATTAACCAGAGGCTGAAACTGGTATGTGAACTGGTCGAGGATGTAACCGGGGAGTGGAATAATGAAATATTGGAGACTGTAATGATACCTTCGGACATGGCAGAGATTAAGAATATCAGACTTAGCTACAGGAAACTGGAAGACAATATGTATTAGAGTCGCTAGAAGCGGGGGTGTTTCACTGTAAAATTTGCCTATTACCTTGCTGAAGCACGTTGTAGAGCTGAGGAAGATGAGCCTGAACAGTCCAACATGGGTACCAATTGGTTCTGTAATCTATGGAGCATCCATCTACCACCAAAAGTTTTCACTTTGTCTGGCGCCTGGTGAAGGGAATCCTACCATGCTTGAATGTTCTTGCAAGATGGGGCATCCTATGTACTAATTACTGCCAGGTTTGCTACTCTTCAGCCGAATCTTTAACTCATATCTTTATTCATTGTCAGGCTGCTAAGGTCATCTGGAGAACTGCCAATCTGTCCGCTCGGCTAGATAAAGTACTGGCAGAGGACTTAAATCAGTGGCTGCGGCATTGCTGTGACATCCTGATAAAGGAAGAGATGCGCCGAGTGTTGGTCACACTGTGGCTGATGTGGTATCACAGAAACACACTCTAACATGAACAACGATGGACTGAAGCCTATTGGAGCAGGCATCCAACTATATCACCGAACTCGAAAACTCGCATAATACTTGCTGATAGTCTTCACCCCAAGCAAGAACAAATAGTGATTCAAGCCCAAGCCTTACATGAGTATGATGTCCTCCCCCGAGCAGTGTCGTAAAAATCAATTGCGATGCCAAATTCAGAGATAATGGCCATGTGAGTATGGCAGGCTTAATCGCAAGAAATTTCGAGGGGGAAGTGATGACTTTGGCTGGTCTACCAATTGGACATTGTTCGACGGTGGAAGAAGCTGAACTGCAAGCGTTATTCCAAGGGATCCTCTTAGCCCGTGACTGCTGCTTCAACAAAGTAATTTTTGAAACGGATGCCCAAATAGTAGTACAATTCCTTCAGACACAAGATCTCCCACAATCTACACTTCGCTTTCAATATGAAGATGTCCTGCTGTGGAGCTCAATCTTCAGTAGTTGTGCTTTTTCTTTTGTCCGTAGCGAGGGTAACTCCGTGGCTCACTCCCTAGCTGAATGAGCTGCTAATTTAAATTTTCCTTTAGTTCTTATTAAAGATTGCGCGGTTTCAGTTAGGCAACTGATTTGTAATGATTT
The sequence above is drawn from the Euphorbia lathyris chromosome 6, ddEupLath1.1, whole genome shotgun sequence genome and encodes:
- the LOC136232383 gene encoding uncharacterized protein codes for the protein MDAQDQDSVPGGETNDVKYADLHAGEDKSHSHTGDGASPGKIFVGGLARETTSAQFIKHFELYGELTDSVIMKDRKTGQPRGFGFVTYADPSVVDQVIQDNHVINGKQVEIKRTIPKGAIGSKDFKTKKIFVGGIPATVNEDELKEFFSQYGDVVEHQIMRDHATNRSRGFGFVTFEAEQAVDELLAKGNRLELAGTQVEIKKAEPKKPNAPQPSSKRYNDSRPAYGSGFGNPYDGFGGSGFGGGGGGGGGGPYRSTGVYGGRVGYGGYGGGEYGGYGGYGSGSIGAYRGQASGYSGRYGGSFSRGYDLGAGYGGPSEGYGGYVGGSGSSGGGYGGNYDTSSLGGGFGGSGGGGGGSFYGSRGGYGGSGSGSGSGSGSGRYHPYGR